GGGGCCATCGCGGCCTTCCACGAACAGGATGCGGTTGTCCTTGACGTTATAGGTCAGCTGGCAGCCCACGCCGCAATACGGGCACACCGATTCGACCTGTTTGTCGGGCACGGCCAGGGCCACGTCGCGCGCGGGCATCAGCGCGCCCGTCGGGCAGGCCTGCACGCATTCGCCGCAGGCGACGCAGGTGGATGCGCCCATCGGGTCGTCCATGTCGAACACGATGCGGGCTTCGTCGCCGCGCAAGGCCAGTCCGATCACGTCGTTGACCTGCTCGTCACGGCAGGCGCGCAGGCAGCGGGTGCACTGGATGCAGGCATCGAGGTTGACGGCGATGGCCGGGTGCGACAGGTCCGCCGCCACGCGCTCGCGCGGGGCAAAACGCGGCTTGCCCACCTCCAGCTTCGCCGCCCACTGGTCGAGTTCGTTGTGGCGGGTGTATTCCGTTTCCGGCATGTCCGACTGCAGCAGCTCCAGCACGGTGCGCTGGGCACGGCGGGCACGCTCGGACTCGGTCTGCACCTGCATGCCCGCGGCGGGATAGCGGCAGCAGGACGGAGCCAGCACGCGCTCGCCCTGGATCTCGACCATGCAGGCGCGGCAGTTTCCGGCCGGCTCGAGGCCGTCCTTGTAGCACAGGTGCGGAACGTCGAAGCCCTCGCGCTGCGCCACCTTGAGCAGGCTTTCGCCGGGCTGCGCGGTGACTTCGCGGCCGTTGAGCGAGAAGGAGACGGCCGGCTCGGCGGATTCGACAAGCGCGCATTCGGCGCGGGTCAGTGCGTTCATGTCAGTCTCTCACGCGAGTTCGTGCGGGAAGTACTTGATCACGCAGTCGACGGGATTGGGCGCGGCCTGCCCCAGCCCGCAGATCGATGCATCGCGCATCACCGCGGACAGGTCGTCCAGCGCGGCCAGGTCCCACTTCTGCTGCCGGATCAGGTCGAGTGCCTTGGCCGTGCCGGTGCGGCATGGCGTGCATTGCCCGCACGACTCATGCTTGAAGAAGTGCATCAGGTTGCGCGCCGCCTGCGTGGCGCTGTCATGGTCGGACAGGATCACCACCGCGGCCGAGCCGATGAAGCAGCCATAGGGCTGCAGCGTGTCGAAATCGAGCGGGATATTGCCCATCGACGCGGGCAGGATGCCGCCCGACGCGCCGCCCGGCAGGTACGCGTAGAACGCGTGGCCGTCGAGCATGCCACCGCAGTATTCGTCGATCAGCTCGCGCACGGTGATGCCCGCGGGGGCCAGATGCACGCCCGGCTTCTTCACGCGTCCGGATACCGAGAACGAACGCAAGCCCTTGCGCCCGTTGCGTCCCTGCGCGGCGAACCACTCCGCGCCCTTCTCGATGATGTCGCGCACCCAGTACAGGGTCTCGAAGTTGTGCTCGAGCGTGGGCCGCCCGAACAGGCCCACCTGCGCCACATACGGCGGGCGCAGCCGCGGCATGCCGCGCTTGCCTTCGATCGACTCGATCATGGCCGACTCTTCGCCGCAGATGTACGCGCCGGCGCCCCGGCGCAGCTCGATGACCGGCAGGCCGGGAATGGGCGGATCGTCGCGCAGTTGCCGCAAGGCCTCGGCCAGCAGCGCACGGCAGCCGGCGTATTCGTCGCGCAGGTAGATGTAGATCGCCGACACGTTGACCACCGTCGCCGCGATCAGCATGCCCTCCAGGAAGCGGTGCGGATCGCGCTCCAGGTAGACGCGGTCCTTGAAGGTGCCCGGCTCGCCTTCGTCGATATTCACGGCCATCAGGCGCGGTGCCGGCTCCTTCTGCACGATGCGCCATTTGCGGCCGGTGGGGAAGCCCGCGCCGCCCAGGCCGCGCAGGCCGGAATCTTCCATCGTGCACAGCACGGCGGCGGGATCGAGCGTACCGTCGGCAAGCGACTGCAGCAGGTCGTAGCCGCCTGCTGCACGGTACGCGCCGTAATCGATATGAGGCTCAGGCTCATGACGCACGGCCCTGGCCTGCACCGCGGCGGCTACCGTATCGGCCGTCGCCCCGTCCACGGGGTTCTGCCCGACCAGCGCCGCGGGCGCTTTCTCGCAACGGCCGATGCAGGGCGCGGCGATCACGCGCACGTCTGTGCCGAGCAACGCCGGCAGCTTGTCGATCAGCGCCTGCGCGCCTGCCAGTTCGCAGGCGATGCCCTCGCACACGCGCACCGTCAGCGCGGGCGGCGCGGCAATCTGTCCGTCCGCATCCTCGCGGACCACGTCGAAATGGTGGTAGAAGCTTGCGACCTCATAGACCTCCGTCATCGACAGCTTCAACTCGCTGGCGAGCGCCACCAGGTGCGGCATCGCCAGCTGGCCGTAACGGTCGTTGATGCAGTGCAGGTGTTCGATCAGCAGGTCGCGGCGGCGCGGCATGTCGCCCAGCGCCACGCGCACTTCGGCCAGCGCGGCCGCGTCGACCTGCCGGCCCTTGGGCTGGCGGCGCTTGCGCTGCCGGCCGAGCCCTGTCGCATCGAGGGGGATGACAACCTGGTTCATGGCGGTGCCTGGATCTTTTGTGGATGTCGGATGGCCGATCAGGAAGGTGCCCGGCGGGCCACCTTCCTGTCGTGCTTCATTGTTTTTTGTATTGTGCTACCGGGGCGGGTGCCCGTGCAGGCATCGAGGCCGCCTGCCCCGGATACTACCGGCGCCCGCAGGCGCCGTACTGCTTTCTTCATCAGGTCAGGTCTTCGGGCACGGTACGGTAGCCCATTGGTGCCGAGGTATTGGCGTGGACATACTTGCGGGCATGGGCTTCGCGCATCGGCTTGAGCACGAACAGCGCCATGATCGCAGTCAATGCCGCCATGCCCGAGGCCACCATGAAGACCGCATGCCAGCTACCCGTGGCGGTCGTGATCACGCTGGAGAACGGCACCAGCAGCGCTGCGGTGCCCTTGGCGGTGTAGAGCAGGCCCGCATTGGTCGCGGCAAATTTCGGCCCGAAAGTGTCGCCACAGGTGGCCGGGAACA
This genomic window from Cupriavidus sp. P-10 contains:
- a CDS encoding NADH-ubiquinone oxidoreductase-F iron-sulfur binding region domain-containing protein — protein: MNQVVIPLDATGLGRQRKRRQPKGRQVDAAALAEVRVALGDMPRRRDLLIEHLHCINDRYGQLAMPHLVALASELKLSMTEVYEVASFYHHFDVVREDADGQIAAPPALTVRVCEGIACELAGAQALIDKLPALLGTDVRVIAAPCIGRCEKAPAALVGQNPVDGATADTVAAAVQARAVRHEPEPHIDYGAYRAAGGYDLLQSLADGTLDPAAVLCTMEDSGLRGLGGAGFPTGRKWRIVQKEPAPRLMAVNIDEGEPGTFKDRVYLERDPHRFLEGMLIAATVVNVSAIYIYLRDEYAGCRALLAEALRQLRDDPPIPGLPVIELRRGAGAYICGEESAMIESIEGKRGMPRLRPPYVAQVGLFGRPTLEHNFETLYWVRDIIEKGAEWFAAQGRNGRKGLRSFSVSGRVKKPGVHLAPAGITVRELIDEYCGGMLDGHAFYAYLPGGASGGILPASMGNIPLDFDTLQPYGCFIGSAAVVILSDHDSATQAARNLMHFFKHESCGQCTPCRTGTAKALDLIRQQKWDLAALDDLSAVMRDASICGLGQAAPNPVDCVIKYFPHELA